From the Hominilimicola fabiformis genome, one window contains:
- a CDS encoding ATP-dependent Clp protease ATP-binding subunit, whose amino-acid sequence MTLCAKCKKNPAVFFITKMENGKTTSEGLCLSCAKELGIAPINQMIDNFGVSDEELENINNQMSEFMESMEGMPGMDGDLSEMLGQISGGEDDEGGAATAPLDAFKDFFNNLGSNSNSDESTEENKKSKDKKQSKKKQKKTMLDTYGTNLTEKAARGEVDRVVNRDAEIERVIQILNRRSKNNPVLLGEPGVGKTAVAEGLACRIYEKNVPPKLFEYQLYLLDFTALVAGTQFRGQFEARLKSLLNEAAERGNVVLVIDEIHNIVAAGDAEGAMSAANILKPALARGEIQIIGATTLTEYRKHIEKDSALERRFQPVLIDEPSIDESIEILKGIKDYYENYHSVKISDDIIEQAVRLSERYITDRFLPDKAIDVIDEAGSRVNLKNKALYDVKLLEDRLDVIEEDIETATDDGDFEKIANLKTEKLKVEKDIETAENEAKKAEITFDDIAAVIEGWTKIPVHRLTEDESTKLLNLESRIHERVIGQNEAVEAVSRAIRRGRADITTRKRPVSFIFAGPTGVGKTELVKTIAEVMFDNEESLIRIDMSEYMEKHSVSKLIGSPPGYVGYDDAGQLTEKVRRKPYSVILLDEIEKAHPEVFNLFLQILDDGRVADSHGKIVNFENTIIIMTTNAGSEFKSAAAGFNSNDEVKLDDNVDKSLKQFFKPEFLNRIDEIVTFKPLTKENLRQIIDLLLKDIHAKLAEKDAKLVVTDEAKELILEKGYDKRYGARPLKRAIQKLLEDKLSILSLTGQITSGCVITADRKDNEITLTAVSNLLEN is encoded by the coding sequence ATGACATTATGTGCAAAATGTAAGAAAAACCCTGCGGTTTTCTTCATTACAAAAATGGAAAACGGAAAGACCACAAGCGAAGGACTTTGTCTGTCATGTGCAAAAGAGCTGGGGATTGCTCCGATTAATCAAATGATAGATAATTTCGGTGTGTCTGACGAAGAACTTGAAAATATAAATAATCAGATGTCCGAATTTATGGAGAGTATGGAAGGTATGCCTGGTATGGACGGCGATTTGTCGGAAATGCTCGGACAGATTTCGGGCGGTGAGGACGACGAAGGCGGTGCGGCTACCGCTCCTCTTGATGCGTTTAAAGATTTCTTTAATAATCTTGGCTCTAACTCAAACAGTGACGAAAGTACCGAGGAGAATAAAAAGTCGAAAGACAAAAAGCAGTCGAAGAAAAAACAGAAAAAGACCATGCTTGATACTTACGGCACAAATCTTACCGAAAAAGCCGCAAGAGGCGAGGTTGACAGAGTTGTAAACAGAGATGCGGAGATTGAACGTGTAATTCAGATTTTGAACAGACGTTCAAAGAATAATCCAGTTCTTTTGGGTGAGCCGGGTGTAGGTAAAACTGCCGTTGCAGAGGGCTTGGCTTGCAGAATATATGAAAAGAATGTTCCGCCTAAACTTTTTGAATATCAGCTTTATTTGCTTGATTTTACGGCACTTGTGGCAGGTACGCAGTTCAGAGGACAGTTTGAGGCAAGACTGAAAAGTCTTTTAAACGAGGCTGCCGAAAGAGGTAACGTTGTACTTGTAATTGATGAAATTCATAATATCGTTGCGGCAGGTGACGCAGAAGGGGCAATGAGTGCGGCGAATATTCTGAAGCCGGCACTTGCAAGAGGTGAAATTCAGATAATCGGTGCGACAACTCTTACAGAGTACAGAAAACATATAGAAAAGGATTCCGCACTTGAAAGACGTTTCCAACCTGTTCTTATCGACGAGCCTTCTATTGACGAAAGTATCGAGATTTTGAAAGGTATTAAGGATTATTACGAAAATTACCATTCTGTAAAAATTTCTGACGATATAATTGAACAGGCGGTAAGGTTGTCGGAAAGATATATAACAGACAGATTTTTGCCTGACAAGGCTATTGACGTAATAGACGAAGCAGGTTCAAGAGTAAATCTTAAAAATAAGGCACTTTATGACGTTAAATTGTTGGAGGACAGACTTGATGTCATAGAGGAAGATATTGAAACGGCTACCGATGATGGCGATTTTGAAAAAATAGCCAACTTAAAAACAGAAAAACTTAAAGTTGAAAAAGACATTGAAACGGCTGAAAACGAGGCTAAAAAAGCAGAGATTACGTTTGACGATATTGCGGCTGTTATCGAGGGGTGGACAAAAATTCCCGTACATCGCTTGACGGAGGACGAATCTACAAAACTTCTTAATCTTGAATCGCGTATTCATGAGCGGGTTATCGGTCAGAATGAGGCTGTTGAGGCTGTTTCGCGTGCGATAAGACGCGGCAGAGCCGATATTACTACAAGAAAACGTCCTGTATCGTTTATATTTGCAGGCCCGACAGGTGTCGGAAAAACAGAACTTGTTAAGACGATTGCGGAAGTTATGTTTGATAACGAAGAATCACTTATCAGAATTGATATGTCGGAATATATGGAGAAACATTCGGTTTCGAAATTAATCGGCTCACCTCCGGGATATGTCGGATATGATGATGCCGGTCAGCTTACAGAAAAGGTTAGAAGAAAGCCGTATTCCGTAATATTGCTTGACGAAATCGAAAAAGCACACCCTGAAGTGTTTAATTTGTTCTTGCAAATTCTTGATGACGGACGTGTTGCGGACAGTCACGGTAAAATAGTTAATTTTGAAAATACCATTATTATAATGACAACAAATGCTGGCTCTGAATTTAAGTCGGCGGCGGCAGGGTTTAACTCGAATGATGAAGTTAAACTTGACGATAATGTGGATAAGAGTTTAAAACAGTTCTTTAAGCCTGAATTCCTTAACAGAATTGACGAAATTGTAACATTCAAACCGCTTACAAAGGAAAATCTAAGACAGATTATTGACCTATTGCTAAAGGATATCCACGCAAAACTTGCGGAAAAAGACGCAAAACTTGTTGTTACCGATGAAGCGAAGGAGCTTATCTTGGAAAAGGGTTACGATAAGCGATACGGTGCAAGACCGCTTAAGAGAGCAATCCAAAAACTTTTGGAGGATAAACTTTCAATCTTGTCGCTTACAGGTCAGATTACATCGGGCTGTGTGATCACCGCCGACAGAAAAGACAACGAAATCACACTTACGGCAGTTTCAAACTTGCTTGAAAATTAG
- a CDS encoding glycosyltransferase family 2 protein: MSDGSMFLTVFSIILQVFSLSIGIYYLIVGITGFLPIKDKNKKISDKTHKFALIISAHNEEVVIGNMVESLKQLDYPDDAYDIFVIADNCDDNTAKAAEDAGALVYVRNVPELRGKGHALEWMFDKLYKMDEQYDYISVFDADNLVDKNYLKAMNERANQGFKVVQGFLDSKNPYDSWITAAYSFCFWSVNRIFQLSRYKLGLCCELSGTGFIIALDTLKKLGWGATCLTEDMEFTMKLSLNDTRVAFAYDAVVYDEKPLTLKQSWRQRVRWMQGHCDVASRYFFKLIKKGIKERKLSCIDCAVYLVQPIRIIATGIITFFAYAQTFHPDGDLGFIQLSYIFGNSWLWNVIVILQFCYTPFVIWYERREFKPKMVFYYFTYILYNFTWVPIAIQGMIGKNKTEWSHTKHTRTISMEELNRLNSK; encoded by the coding sequence ATGTCAGACGGCAGTATGTTTTTGACTGTATTTAGCATAATTTTACAGGTATTTTCTTTGTCAATCGGTATTTACTATCTTATAGTCGGAATTACGGGATTTTTGCCGATAAAAGACAAGAATAAGAAAATTTCCGACAAAACACATAAATTTGCACTTATAATATCTGCACATAATGAGGAAGTCGTTATCGGTAATATGGTTGAATCTTTGAAACAGCTTGACTATCCCGATGACGCATATGATATTTTTGTAATTGCCGATAATTGTGACGACAATACCGCAAAAGCGGCTGAAGATGCCGGTGCACTTGTATATGTAAGAAACGTTCCGGAGCTTAGAGGTAAGGGACACGCGCTTGAATGGATGTTCGACAAGCTTTATAAAATGGACGAACAATACGACTATATATCGGTATTTGACGCGGACAACCTTGTTGATAAAAATTATCTAAAAGCTATGAATGAACGTGCAAATCAAGGCTTTAAGGTTGTTCAAGGTTTCCTTGACAGCAAAAACCCATACGATTCTTGGATTACGGCAGCTTATTCATTCTGTTTTTGGAGTGTAAACCGTATATTTCAGCTTTCAAGATACAAACTCGGTCTTTGCTGTGAACTTTCGGGTACAGGCTTTATAATCGCACTTGACACTTTAAAGAAACTCGGTTGGGGTGCAACCTGTCTTACGGAAGATATGGAATTTACAATGAAACTTTCTCTTAACGACACACGTGTGGCATTCGCTTACGACGCTGTTGTTTACGACGAAAAACCTTTGACCTTAAAACAGTCGTGGCGTCAGAGAGTTCGTTGGATGCAAGGACATTGTGACGTTGCATCAAGATATTTCTTTAAACTTATCAAAAAAGGCATTAAAGAGAGAAAACTTTCGTGTATTGACTGTGCTGTATATCTTGTTCAGCCGATAAGAATTATCGCAACAGGTATCATTACATTCTTCGCATATGCACAAACATTTCACCCCGACGGTGACTTAGGATTCATTCAGCTTTCATACATATTCGGTAATTCGTGGCTGTGGAACGTAATCGTTATTTTGCAGTTCTGCTATACACCGTTCGTTATATGGTATGAACGCCGCGAATTTAAGCCAAAAATGGTATTTTACTACTTCACATATATTTTGTATAACTTCACTTGGGTGCCTATCGCAATTCAAGGTATGATCGGTAAAAACAAAACCGAATGGTCACATACAAAACATACTCGCACAATTTCTATGGAAGAGTTAAATCGTTTAAACAGTAAATAA
- a CDS encoding DUF1540 domain-containing protein, whose product MACCNGEKNESIKCTVTQCANHCDSADYCSLSSIQVGTHEANPTMVECTDCNSFELKK is encoded by the coding sequence ATGGCATGTTGTAACGGCGAAAAGAACGAAAGTATTAAATGTACTGTAACACAGTGTGCAAATCACTGTGATTCAGCAGATTATTGTTCACTTTCAAGTATTCAAGTGGGTACGCACGAGGCTAATCCTACAATGGTTGAATGTACAGACTGTAACTCATTTGAATTGAAGAAGTAA
- a CDS encoding AraC family transcriptional regulator, with the protein MSKYEEKITDNSLWYTATPTPLTLTLPFYITEAGHFRAEADYKVERDEHDSYLLLYTIKGSGTVVSDKVSLAALPHNAVMINCHNYHKYFSNNEEWEFIWIHLKGSAVAAMFDILYPNAVNIISVKDFLSFEQQLSELICNVTKNDVLSSISTSSQIHDVLNTLVIYTIENEQKSQKRQHSDDINVVIDFIQNNYSDSISIDDMIQNIHISKYHFIRLFRRIMGTTPYNYLTNYRINKSKLLLRTTNKSISEISEECGFLDTSNFISQFKKNTNQKPTDYRRDFT; encoded by the coding sequence ATGTCAAAATACGAAGAAAAAATAACAGATAATTCACTTTGGTACACCGCCACCCCTACCCCGCTTACATTGACATTGCCTTTTTACATAACCGAGGCAGGTCATTTTCGTGCAGAGGCTGATTATAAAGTGGAACGTGACGAACACGACAGTTATCTTTTATTGTACACAATAAAAGGCAGCGGTACGGTTGTGAGTGACAAAGTTTCTTTGGCCGCTCTTCCTCACAATGCCGTTATGATAAATTGTCATAATTATCATAAATACTTTTCAAATAACGAAGAATGGGAATTTATATGGATTCATTTAAAAGGCAGTGCAGTGGCGGCAATGTTTGATATTCTCTACCCTAACGCGGTAAATATTATTTCCGTAAAAGACTTTTTGAGTTTTGAACAACAGCTGTCGGAGCTTATATGTAACGTAACAAAAAATGATGTTCTCAGCAGTATTTCCACTTCTTCGCAAATACATGATGTTCTGAATACACTTGTTATTTACACAATCGAAAATGAGCAAAAAAGTCAAAAACGTCAACATTCGGATGATATTAATGTAGTAATTGATTTTATTCAAAATAATTACTCCGATTCAATATCCATTGATGATATGATACAGAATATCCATATTTCAAAATATCATTTTATCCGCCTTTTTCGTAGGATTATGGGTACAACTCCGTATAATTATTTAACGAATTATAGAATAAATAAGTCAAAATTGCTTTTGCGTACAACAAATAAATCAATCTCCGAAATATCCGAAGAATGCGGGTTCCTTGATACAAGTAACTTTATATCACAGTTTAAAAAGAATACCAATCAAAAACCAACCGATTATAGACGCGATTTTACTTAG
- a CDS encoding arabinose isomerase yields the protein MLVETKAKVGVFSIALGAYLPQFPSLVPEFEAQYDAFKKTLPDTVEIIDGGMVTTKEQSQAAGDLFRAADVDLVFLQLLTYATSYNMLPAVKDLDVPVVLVNIQKLKALDYDHTDIASWLGEGYACGAVGEMVADLERYGKRHAVITGVVEGGDPGVQAEIDDWCRAAQVRRRFRDTNIAQIGRPYPGMMDLYIDESNLYRRMHLYTKQFDWEKMWAIADNITDEDAIRAKAQDILDTFDIEGGGSIEEVWDMAKYVVAFEQWVKDEHLGLIASHYDGYAQGKAGVLDSMLIPAFSMLIKQGTACAVEGDMKVAMAMSILKTISGTGQLAEMYSIDFNDDIAIIGHSGSGDADISDKKPTMKIVKVFHGKTGGGYLTQFYPYTGPVTYLAITQDGDGHFKFIVAEGVNEEGKILSFGDTNMRTRFTCGAREFVNRWSECGPTHHFAAATGRHIDTILKVAKIFNVPVDIVTR from the coding sequence ATGTTAGTTGAAACAAAGGCTAAAGTAGGCGTATTTTCTATTGCATTAGGAGCTTATCTACCTCAGTTCCCATCATTGGTACCTGAATTTGAAGCTCAATACGATGCGTTCAAGAAAACACTTCCTGACACTGTCGAAATAATCGACGGCGGAATGGTAACAACAAAGGAGCAGTCACAAGCAGCAGGAGATTTATTCCGTGCCGCAGACGTTGACTTGGTATTTCTTCAGTTACTTACATATGCAACATCATACAATATGCTACCGGCAGTAAAAGACCTTGATGTACCGGTTGTTCTTGTAAATATTCAAAAGCTAAAGGCTTTGGATTATGACCACACTGATATAGCGTCATGGCTTGGCGAAGGTTATGCCTGCGGTGCAGTCGGCGAAATGGTTGCAGACCTTGAAAGATACGGCAAAAGACACGCTGTAATCACAGGCGTTGTTGAAGGCGGCGACCCTGGTGTACAGGCTGAAATCGACGATTGGTGCCGTGCAGCTCAGGTTAGAAGAAGATTCAGAGATACAAATATCGCTCAAATCGGCAGACCTTATCCGGGTATGATGGACCTTTACATTGACGAATCAAACCTATACAGAAGAATGCACCTATATACAAAGCAGTTCGACTGGGAAAAGATGTGGGCAATCGCTGACAACATCACAGACGAAGATGCAATTCGTGCAAAGGCTCAAGATATTCTTGATACATTCGACATCGAAGGCGGCGGAAGTATCGAAGAAGTTTGGGATATGGCTAAATACGTTGTTGCTTTTGAGCAATGGGTTAAGGACGAACATCTTGGCTTAATCGCATCTCACTATGACGGTTACGCTCAAGGTAAAGCCGGCGTACTTGACAGTATGCTTATCCCTGCATTCTCAATGCTTATTAAGCAAGGTACAGCTTGTGCCGTTGAGGGTGATATGAAAGTTGCTATGGCTATGAGTATCCTAAAGACTATCTCAGGTACAGGTCAGCTTGCTGAAATGTATTCAATCGACTTTAACGACGATATTGCAATCATCGGTCACAGCGGTTCGGGTGATGCTGATATTTCAGATAAAAAACCTACAATGAAGATTGTTAAGGTATTCCACGGTAAAACAGGCGGCGGTTACCTTACTCAATTCTATCCGTACACAGGTCCTGTTACTTATCTTGCAATTACACAAGACGGTGACGGTCACTTTAAGTTTATCGTTGCAGAGGGCGTAAATGAAGAAGGTAAGATTCTTTCATTCGGTGATACAAATATGAGAACACGTTTCACTTGCGGAGCAAGAGAATTTGTAAACCGTTGGAGCGAATGCGGTCCTACTCACCACTTTGCAGCCGCTACAGGCAGACATATCGATACAATCTTAAAGGTTGCTAAAATCTTTAATGTTCCTGTTGACATCGTAACAAGATAA
- a CDS encoding TIGR01212 family radical SAM protein (This family includes YhcC from E. coli K-12, an uncharacterized radical SAM protein.): protein MENKFKYSNDNKRYHTWNYHLQRKFGGKVFKVALNGGFTCPNIDGKKGVGGCIYCSSSGSGDFAGDPSHNILTQFEEVKERMHKKWHEAKYIPYFQAHTNTYAPASVLRERFEPVLKQDNVVGISIATRADCLEDDVLDYLSELNERTYLVTELGLQTVFDETGEKINRCHTYAEFLDGYKKLQDRNINVCVHLIDGLPGETTDMMLESAKAVAKLNPHCVKLHLLHVLKNTRLADMYARGEFELMTLEDYVETIVNQLEVFSEETVIQRLTGDGGRDSLVGPLWSLKKFVVLNEIDKLMVKRDTYQGVKYGE, encoded by the coding sequence ATGGAGAATAAATTTAAGTATTCAAACGACAATAAAAGATATCATACATGGAACTATCATCTTCAGCGGAAATTCGGCGGTAAGGTGTTTAAGGTGGCGTTAAACGGCGGTTTTACATGCCCGAATATCGACGGTAAAAAGGGCGTCGGAGGGTGTATATATTGTTCGTCAAGCGGCAGCGGTGATTTTGCCGGTGATCCGTCACATAATATTCTTACGCAGTTTGAGGAAGTCAAGGAGCGTATGCATAAAAAGTGGCACGAGGCTAAGTATATTCCGTATTTTCAGGCACATACAAATACATATGCACCTGCAAGCGTGTTGCGTGAAAGGTTTGAACCCGTGCTGAAACAGGATAACGTGGTTGGGATAAGTATTGCGACGCGTGCGGATTGCCTTGAAGATGATGTGCTTGATTATTTGTCGGAATTGAACGAAAGAACATATCTTGTGACCGAACTCGGCTTGCAGACTGTTTTTGACGAAACCGGTGAAAAGATTAATCGCTGCCATACATATGCGGAGTTTTTGGACGGTTATAAAAAATTACAGGATAGAAATATAAATGTGTGCGTACATCTTATTGACGGCTTGCCGGGTGAAACGACAGATATGATGCTTGAAAGTGCAAAGGCGGTGGCGAAACTAAATCCGCATTGCGTGAAATTGCATTTACTGCACGTTTTGAAAAATACGCGCCTTGCAGATATGTACGCAAGAGGTGAGTTTGAACTTATGACTCTTGAAGATTACGTTGAAACGATAGTAAATCAGCTTGAAGTTTTTTCGGAAGAAACGGTTATACAACGACTTACCGGTGACGGCGGACGTGATTCGCTTGTAGGTCCGCTGTGGAGTTTGAAGAAATTTGTAGTGCTTAATGAAATTGATAAACTTATGGTTAAACGCGATACATATCAAGGGGTTAAGTATGGTGAATAG